From the Lathyrus oleraceus cultivar Zhongwan6 chromosome 4, CAAS_Psat_ZW6_1.0, whole genome shotgun sequence genome, one window contains:
- the LOC127073947 gene encoding VAMP-like protein YKT61: MKITALLVLKSTGDGSESVFLANASDVSHFGYFQRSSVKEFIVFVGRTVANRTPQGQRQSVQHEEYKVHAYNRNGLCAVGFMDDHYPVRSAFSLLNKVLDEYQQSFGESWRTIQEDSTQTWPYLNDALMKFQDPAEADKLMRIQRELDETKIILHKTIDSVLARGEKLDSLVEKSSDLSAASQMFYKQAKKTNQCCTIL; this comes from the exons ATGAAGATCACGGCTCTTCTGGTGCTTAAATCTACAGGTGACGGTTCCGAATCGGTGTTTCTAGCAAACGCTTCAGATGTGAGCCACTTCGGTTACTTTCAACGCTCCAGCGTTAAAGAGTTCATCGTTTTCGTAGGTCGCACCGTAGCCAATCGTACCCCTCAAGGCCAGCGTCAATCCGTTCAGCACGAAG AGTACAAGGTGCATGCCTACAACAGAAATGGTCTCTGTGCAGTGGGATTTATGGATGACCACTATCCAGTTCGGAGTGCATTTTCTCTTCTCAACAAG GTGCTGGATGAATATCAACAAAGTTTTGGCGAATCATGGAGAACCATTCAAGAAGACAGTACTCAAACATGGCCCTATTTGAATGATGCTCTCATGAAATTCCAG GATCCTGCAGAGGCTGACAAGTTGATGAGAATCCAGAGGGAGTTGGATGAAACAAAAATCATCCTT CACAAGACCATTGATAGTGTTCTTGCACGAGGGGAGAAGCTGGACAGTTTAGTTGAGAAGAGTTCTGATCTGAGTGCAGCGTCGCAG ATGTTCTACAAGCAAGCGAAAAAAACCAACCAGTGCTGTACAATATTGTAA
- the LOC127073948 gene encoding probable apyrase 7, whose protein sequence is MEVPKSPSKDKRFATKHKLLFKIGAVIFILILLFLGFYLESYSWKSNASSYYTVVIDCGSTGTRVNVYEWMLGSVVGNRNLPILLHSFPDSNATNGNSSLWKTSCQYHCMQTEPGLDKLVNDSLGVKQALEPLIAWAESLVPREMHGDTPIFVLATAGLRRLQREDAFRVLEDVEAVVKDHSFMFDKSWIRVLSGREEAYYGWVALNYKMGSFDDGPSTLGLVDLGGSSLQIVVEIDRDTGDDVNAMRSEFGSTEHRIVAYSLPAFGLNEAFDRTVVMLRNNQSVERTRGISELRHPCLMSTFVQNYTCSYCSGLDDTDRKNHSQPQKTVSLTGEPDWEQCREVAIAAAMNLSDSQVSHQAVGSNCQGSLFSGIGTGALNLTAVAHPMKRFHALSGFFFVYNKLNLNPRANLTMIWESGKQICTNLWAGLSSISDNPNYAGQFCFRVAYMASLIEYGLCLGDVEMEFGPGDVSWTLGAALVEGKFQWLNIASNKSQTIISTLKNVKVMSSSTCLFAVLLLLLLIVYCTQIKLPMPSRRASAPGSSLPSHTHTRHRAN, encoded by the exons ATGGAAGTTCCTAAATCCCCTTCCAAAGATAAACGATTCGCCACCAAACATAAATTGTTGTTTAAAATCGGTGCAGTCATTTTCATCCTTATTCTCTTGTTTCTGGGTTTTTATCTCGAGTCTTATAGCTGGAAATCCAATGCGTCGTCGTATTACACTGTTGTTATAGACTGTGGAAGTACAGGGACACGGGTTAATGTATATGAATGGATGTTAGGGAGTGTCGTAGGTAATAGAAATTTGCCAATTTTGCTACATTCATTTCCTGATAGTAATGCAACAAATGGGAATAGTTCACTTTGGAAAACCTCTTGTCAATATCATTGTATGCAAACTGAACCCGGGTTAGATAAATTGGTTAATGATTCTTTAGGAGTGAAACAAGCTTTGGAGCCTTTGATTGCTTGGGCGGAAAGTTTAGTTCCCCGAGAAATGCACGGTGATACGCCTATTTTTGTTCTTGCTACTGCTGGACTGAGGAGGCTTCAGAGGGAGGATGCATTTCGGGTTTTGGAGGATGTCGAGGCTGTTGTGAAAGATCACTCGTTTATGTTTGACAAGAGCTGGATTAGGGTCTTGAGTGGGAGGGAGGAGGCTTATTATGGTTGGGTTGCTTTGAATTACAAAATGGGTAGCTTTGATGATGGGCCTTCTACTTTGGGACTTGTTGATTTGGGTGGCTCGTCGTTACAGATTGTAGTGGAGATTGATCGTGATACCGGGGATGATGTGAACGCGATGAGATCGGAGTTCGGATCAACTGAACATAGGATTGTGGCGTACTCGTTGCCTGCATTTGGGTTGAATGAAGCATTTGATAGGACCGTTGTTATGCTTAGAAATAATCAGAGTGTAGAAAGAACCAGAGGTATATCTGAACTCAGACATCCTTGTCTGATGTCTACTTTTGTACAAAACTATACCTGCTCTTATTGCTCGGGACTTGATGACACTGACCGAAAAAATCATAGCCAACCTCAGAAAACTGTAAGTCTTACTGGAGAACCTGATTGGGAACAATGCAGAGAAGTAGCTATTGCTGCTGCTATGAACTTGAGCGATTCCCAAGTGTCACATCAGGCAGTTGGTTCAAATTGCCAAGGAAGTTTGTTTTCTGGTATTG GCACTGGTGCACTTAATTTAACAGCTGTTGCTCACCCAATGAAGCGATTTCATGCTTTATCTGGTTTCTTTTTTGTCTACAATAAGCTAAATTTGAACCCAAGAGCCAATTTAACAATGATTTGGGAGTCAGGCAAGCAAATATGTACAAATTTATGGGCTGGCTTGAGCAGTATATCTGACAATCCAAATTATGCCGGACAATTTTGTTTCCGGGTGGCTTATATGGCGTCATTGATCGAGTATGGCCTATGCCTCGGTGATGTAGAAATGGAGTTTGGTCCAGGTGATGTTTCTTGGACATTAGGAGCCGCATTGGTTGAAGGGAAATTTCAATGGTTAAATATTGCAAGCAACAAATCCCAAACTATAATTTCGACTTTAAAGAATGTGAAGGTCATGTCTTCTTCAACTTGTCTTTTTGCTGTCCTTTTGTTGCTTTTATTGATTGTTTATTGTACTCAAATTAAGCTACCTATGCCAAGCAGAAGGGCTTCTGCTCCCGGCTCGTCTTTGCCATCCCATACTCATACAAGACATCGAGCTAACTAA
- the LOC127073949 gene encoding uncharacterized protein LOC127073949 translates to MENSWIAAMCLLMATICSTTATNESPPYTVVHTDSDFEIRLYQTSVWMSAPALNIISFEKATWNGFHRLFQFIQGANLNFSRIPMTAPVLTTMVPGAGPLESQGYYVSFYLPVKFQADPPLPLPELNIKPYDFDSHCVAVRRFSGFAKDERIVKEAEKLDSSLSRSPWGELKSQRGYSIAQYNSPFRIAKRRNEVWVDVHAPELGCKLVGVAAY, encoded by the coding sequence ATGGAAAATTCATGGATTGCGGCGATGTGTTTGCTTATGGCTACGATTTGCAGCACAACTGCAACCAACGAATCGCCGCCGTACACGGTCGTTCACACCGACTCCGATTTCGAGATCAGACTCTACCAAACCTCCGTCTGGATGTCCGCTCCCGCCCTAAACATCATCTCCTTCGAGAAAGCCACGTGGAACGGCTTCCACAGATTGTTCCAGTTCATACAAGGCGCCAATCTCAATTTCTCACGAATTCCGATGACCGCTCCAGTATTAACAACCATGGTACCCGGTGCTGGGCCCCTCGAATCACAAGGCTATTATGTTAGTTTCTATTTGCCGGTGAAATTCCAAGCGGATCCACCGCTTCCACTTCCGGAACTCAATATCAAACCCTATGATTTTGACAGCCACTGCGTTGCTGTAAGAAGATTCTCTGGATTTGCGAAGGATGAAAGGATTGTTAAAGAAGCGGAGAAGCTGGATTCGAGCCTGAGTAGGTCGCCGTGGGGTGAGTTGAAGAGTCAACGCGGTTACTCGATTGCGCAGTATAATTCTCCTTTTCGGATTGCTAAACGGAGGAATGAGGTTTGGGTGGATGTTCATGCTCCTGAATTGGGATGTAAATTAGTTGGTGTTGCAGCATATTGA
- the LOC127073950 gene encoding CRAL-TRIO domain-containing protein C3H8.02 yields the protein MALVRVFPTSTTLPRLASTLSLTTKFVVRSSNLQLQSQPTDSRKLVLEVKDRLEKEHYTLPIGRNGRDDEDMILWFLKDRKFSVEEAVSKLAKTIKWRQDFEVSKLTEESVKDVVKTGKAYIHDFLDVNHRPVLVVVAAKHFPKAQEPVDDERLCVFLIEKALSKLPPGKEQILGIFDLRGFGTENADLRYLTFLFDVFYCYYPKRLSQVLFVDAPFVFKPIWQLTKPLLKSYASLVRFCSAETVRKEYFTDETLPPNFRG from the exons ATGGCGCTTGTTCGTGTGTTCCCAACCAGCACCACCCTTCCTCGTCTTGCTTCAACACTTTCCCTTACAACCAAATTTGTCGTTCGGAGCTCTAACCTTCAACTTCAATCGCAACCCACTGACTCGCGCAAG TTAGTTCTGGAAGTGAAGGACAGGCTTGAAAAAGAACACTATACTCTTCCTATTGGTAGAAATGGTAGGGATGATGAAGATATGATACTATGGTTTCTTAAAGATCGCAAATTTTCTGTTGAAGAAGCTGTTTCTAAGTTGGCTAAAACCATT AAATGGCGTCAAGATTTTGAGGTCTCTAAATTGACGGAAGAATCTGTTAAAGACGTTGTTAAAACTGGAAAAGCATATATACATGACTTTCTAGATGTTAATCACAGGCCCGTGCTTGTGGTGGTTGCAGCAAAGCATTTTCCTAAA GCACAGGAGCCTGTAGATGATGAGAGGTTATGTGTTTTCTTAATTGAGAAGGCATTGAGTAAGCTTCCACCTGGGAAAGAACAGATACTTGGAATATTTGATCTCAGAGGTTTTGGTACAGAAAATGCTGATCTTAGATACTTGACATTTTTG TTTGATGTGTTCTATTGTTACTATCCAAAGCGATTATCTCAAGTATTGTTTGTGGATGCTCCTTTTGTGTTTAAGCCAATTTGGCAGCTTACCAAGCCGTTGTTAAAATCATATGCTTCTCTG GTGAGGTTTTGCTCTGCAGAGACTGTGAGGAAGGAATATTTTACAGATGAAACTTTGCCGCCAAATTTCAGAGGTTAA
- the LOC127073951 gene encoding CRAL-TRIO domain-containing protein C3H8.02, translated as MELLRVFPITTLPPPASTLSLRTKFVVRSCNLQLQSQRNDSRKLVLEVKEKLEKEHHSLPVGRNGRDDEDMILRFLKDRKFSVEEAVFKLTKAIKWRHDCEVSNLSEEAIKDISHTGKAYVHDFLDINNRPVLVVFASKHFPKAQDPADDERLCVYLIEKALSKLPPGEEQILAILDLKGFGVENADLKYLKFLFDVFYYYYPKRLSQVLFVDAPFVFKQFWRLIKPMLKSYASQVRFCSSETVRKEYFTDATLPPNFRE; from the exons ATGGAGCTGCTTCGTGTGTTCCCAATTACCACTCTTCCTCCTCCTGCTTCAACACTCTCCCTTAGAACCAAATTCGTGGTTCGGAGCTGTAACCTTCAACTGCAATCGCAACGCAATGACTCGCGCAAG TTAGTTCTGGAAGTGAAGGAGAAGCTTGAAAAAGAACACCATAGCCTTCCTGTTGGTAGAAATGGTAGGGATGACGAAGATATGATACTACGGTTTCTCAAAGATCGCAAGTTTTCTGTTGAAGAAGCTGTTTTCAAGTTGACTAAGGCCATT AAATGGCGTCATGATTGTGAGGTCTCTAATTTGAGTGAAGAAGCCATCAAAGATATCTCTCATACTGGAAAAGCTTATGTACATGACTTTCTAGATATCAATAACCGACCTGTGCTTGTTGTGTTTGCATCAAAACATTTTCCTAAA GCACAGGACCCGGCAGATGATGAGAGGTTGTGTGTTTACTTAATTGAGAAGGCATTGAGTAAGCTTCCACCTGGGGAAGAGCAGATACTTGCAATACTTGATCTCAAAGGTTTTGGTGTAGAGAATGCTGATCTTAAATACTTGAAATTCTTG TTTGATGTATTCTATTATTACTATCCGAAGCGATTGTCTCAGGTTCTATTTGTGGATGCTCCTTTTGTGTTTAAGCAATTTTGGCGACTTATTAAGCCGATGTTGAAATCATATGCTTCTCAG GTAAGATTTTGCTCTTCTGAGACTGTGAGGAAGGAATATTTTACAGATGCAACTTTGCCACCAAACTTCAGAGAATGA